A part of Pseudomonadota bacterium genomic DNA contains:
- a CDS encoding metalloregulator ArsR/SmtB family transcription factor, which yields MNIKNLQEGARAASAFLKALGNENRIRILCELAAGERSVGELAARIGLSQSALSQHLARLRGEGLVKTRRQAQTIYYSLASTKAAKIIEILYDLYCAKAKG from the coding sequence ATGAATATAAAAAACTTGCAGGAAGGCGCCCGGGCAGCCAGCGCCTTTCTGAAGGCGCTTGGCAACGAAAACCGGATTCGCATCCTCTGCGAACTGGCGGCCGGCGAGCGCTCCGTCGGCGAATTGGCCGCGCGCATAGGCTTGAGCCAATCCGCCCTTTCCCAGCACTTGGCGCGCCTGCGTGGCGAGGGGCTCGTGAAGACCCGGCGCCAGGCCCAGACGATTTATTATTCCCTGGCCAGCACGAAAGCGGCCAAGATCATTGAAATTCTATACGATCTCTATTGTGCGAAGGCGAAGGGGTGA
- a CDS encoding rhodanese-like domain-containing protein, translating into MDERIKEIEPITAKEWLDKGEAVLVDVREANEYAAERIPGAVLHPLSTFNPFKLPPIRGKKLVLHCAVGQRSRQAAELCLAAGIEEIANVQGGIRAWKEAGLKTETGS; encoded by the coding sequence ATGGACGAACGCATCAAGGAAATCGAGCCGATCACGGCGAAGGAATGGCTCGACAAGGGGGAGGCGGTGCTGGTGGACGTTCGCGAGGCGAACGAATACGCGGCCGAACGCATCCCGGGCGCCGTCCTCCACCCGCTTTCAACTTTCAACCCCTTCAAGCTGCCGCCGATCCGGGGCAAGAAGCTCGTTCTCCACTGCGCGGTCGGGCAGCGTTCCCGGCAAGCGGCCGAGCTTTGCCTCGCCGCCGGCATCGAGGAAATCGCCAATGTGCAGGGCGGCATCCGGGCGTGGAAGGAAGCCGGGCTTAAGACCGAAACCGGGTCTTAA
- a CDS encoding bile acid:sodium symporter family protein produces the protein MLARLTVFFPIWAILGAGFAYFLPAAFSPMKGAIVPLLGLVMFGMGMTLTVENFLEVAKRPVVVLVGLGLQFFIMPLAGFLVATGLGLSAMLTAGVVLVGSCPGGTASNVICYLARGDVALSITLTTASTVLAVLATPLLTWAYVGASVPVPVVDMLGSILAIVLAPVGLGVAANRFFGRRLGKARAVFPLLSVIAIVLIIAIIVALNREALATVGLAVAVAVALHNLLGLAGGYGCSKLLRFDERTCRTLAIEVGMQNSGLGVALAVKYFSAAAALPGAIFSVWHNLSGAALASYWSRRPS, from the coding sequence ATGCTGGCCAGGCTGACGGTATTTTTCCCGATCTGGGCGATTCTCGGTGCGGGATTCGCTTATTTCTTGCCCGCCGCCTTTTCACCGATGAAAGGCGCCATCGTGCCGCTGCTCGGGCTTGTCATGTTCGGCATGGGGATGACCCTGACGGTGGAAAATTTCCTCGAAGTGGCAAAGCGGCCTGTCGTCGTGCTGGTCGGCCTTGGCCTCCAATTCTTCATCATGCCCTTGGCCGGCTTCCTGGTCGCAACCGGGCTTGGCCTTTCGGCGATGCTGACGGCGGGCGTCGTGCTGGTCGGCAGTTGCCCGGGCGGCACGGCTTCGAACGTTATCTGCTACCTGGCCCGCGGGGATGTCGCCCTTTCGATCACGCTGACGACGGCCTCGACGGTCCTTGCCGTGCTGGCGACGCCTTTGCTCACCTGGGCCTATGTCGGGGCTAGCGTGCCGGTGCCGGTCGTGGACATGCTGGGGAGCATTCTTGCGATCGTGCTGGCGCCCGTCGGCTTAGGGGTGGCGGCGAACCGGTTCTTCGGGCGGCGATTGGGGAAGGCGAGGGCGGTCTTTCCGCTGCTTTCCGTGATCGCGATCGTCCTCATCATTGCGATCATCGTCGCTCTCAACCGGGAGGCGCTTGCGACGGTGGGCCTTGCCGTTGCCGTGGCGGTCGCGCTCCATAACCTGCTGGGTCTTGCCGGGGGCTACGGGTGTTCGAAGCTCTTGCGCTTCGACGAGCGGACCTGCCGCACGCTTGCGATCGAGGTGGGTATGCAGAATTCCGGCCTTGGCGTGGCCCTGGCCGTCAAGTATTTCTCGGCCGCCGCGGCGTTGCCCGGCGCCATCTTCAGCGTCTGGCACAACCTTTCCGGTGCCGCGCTCGCCAGCTATTGGTCGCGCCGCCCTTCTTAG